A portion of the Achromobacter sp. MFA1 R4 genome contains these proteins:
- the siaC gene encoding biofilm regulation phosphoprotein SiaC, protein MKDLNIPGTQSTPAIAADAAAGVLAMRGDSYPENSFELFGPVIEWVETYVQASDAPLKLELELLYLNTSSIKSVMDIFDVLEAAHRKGREVGVTWFYDMRNERVGELAEEFKEDCTFPFSVVGR, encoded by the coding sequence ATGAAAGACCTGAACATTCCCGGGACCCAGTCCACGCCCGCCATCGCCGCCGACGCTGCCGCCGGCGTGCTGGCGATGCGCGGCGACTCCTATCCCGAGAATTCCTTCGAACTGTTCGGCCCGGTCATTGAATGGGTCGAGACCTATGTGCAGGCCAGCGACGCGCCGCTGAAGCTGGAGCTGGAACTGCTGTACCTGAACACCAGCAGCATCAAGTCCGTCATGGACATCTTCGACGTGCTGGAGGCCGCGCACCGCAAGGGCCGCGAGGTCGGCGTGACCTGGTTCTACGACATGCGCAATGAGCGCGTCGGCGAACTGGCCGAAGAATTCAAGGAAGACTGCACCTTCCCGTTTTCGGTGGTTGGCCGATAA
- a CDS encoding EAL domain-containing protein, translated as MLDSHLGGSDTNPQGTAWHVGNYLTSMDRALLLFDFDATGSLLNGNTNFLAAVGYTREEAQALRHDMLCDSMDEGKGTGSGEQVWARLRRGQHFSGTCRYRKKDGSFLWIEATYLPLTDDAGDIARVSVISRKSIADAERQEEIRLLMLGINETGNAVAVSGCDGRIVYVNDGFQRMLGFSRGDALHQDLGELLSGGRPDGGTREELHRRVACREGYHKDVLVYDRGGKPLWVSVMANSVFDERGTLVNIVDVLTDITPTKVHEVLQRRVLQAMVNEASVVEVMNMVCREVERLAPEVAASVVRVDDAGLLRPLAAPSLPQAYSDALEGVAIGPQVGACGTSAFLGRPVIVPDIATDPLWDDYRHLPLPEEYKACWSSPIKSSDGRVIGTFAFYFRERRLPDDFHHRLVDVCVYLCALALEREEARARIRQLAFYDELTGLPNRNLLLAQAEQAIARAEPERKRVAVLFLDLDRFKQVNDTLGHPIGDALLRDVAQRLRRLARATDIVGRLSGDEFVMLMPEFEHGRLTAAAEHILVALAQPFSVGGITLNPSVSIGISVFPENGRDMDTLLRHADMAMYQAKTAGRNRISFFSAEMNRQAQERLALEAALRDALEAKALRLHYQPQVGLKNGSLYGVEALARWRHPTLGDISPARFVPLAEECGLIGDLGDWALREACSQLAIWRNNGLRVPSVSVNLSATNFHNLNLPRMIAATLAEFGLAPADLMLEITEGVVLDATAGTLRTIAELHRLGVRLSMDDFGTGYSSLGHLRRLIVDELKLDRSFVQGLESDDAARALTSAVIRIGESLSLPVVAEGVENEEQRRFLIEQGCAAGQGFLFSPPLPAGDLEEWLRARG; from the coding sequence ATGCTTGATTCTCATCTTGGCGGTTCGGACACGAACCCCCAGGGCACTGCTTGGCATGTGGGCAATTATCTGACGTCGATGGATCGGGCGCTGCTGCTGTTCGACTTCGACGCGACCGGCTCCTTGTTGAACGGCAATACCAATTTCCTGGCCGCGGTGGGCTACACCCGCGAAGAGGCCCAGGCGCTGCGCCACGACATGCTGTGCGACAGCATGGACGAAGGCAAGGGCACGGGCAGCGGCGAACAGGTCTGGGCCCGGCTGCGCCGCGGCCAGCATTTTTCCGGCACCTGCCGATACCGCAAGAAGGACGGCAGCTTTCTTTGGATCGAGGCCACCTATCTGCCGCTGACGGACGACGCCGGCGATATCGCCCGCGTGTCGGTGATTTCGCGCAAGTCGATCGCGGATGCCGAGCGGCAGGAGGAGATCCGCCTGCTGATGCTGGGCATCAACGAGACGGGCAACGCGGTGGCCGTTTCCGGCTGCGACGGGCGGATCGTCTACGTTAACGATGGCTTCCAGCGCATGCTGGGCTTTTCGCGCGGCGATGCCCTGCACCAGGACCTGGGCGAGCTGCTGTCCGGCGGCCGCCCCGATGGCGGCACGCGCGAGGAGCTGCACCGGCGCGTCGCCTGTCGCGAGGGCTATCACAAGGACGTGCTGGTCTACGACCGCGGCGGCAAGCCGCTGTGGGTGTCGGTCATGGCCAACTCGGTGTTCGATGAGCGCGGGACGCTGGTCAACATCGTGGACGTGCTGACGGACATTACGCCGACCAAGGTGCACGAGGTGCTGCAGCGCCGGGTGTTGCAGGCGATGGTGAACGAGGCCTCGGTGGTCGAGGTCATGAATATGGTGTGCCGCGAGGTCGAGCGCCTGGCGCCCGAAGTGGCGGCCTCGGTGGTGCGCGTGGACGACGCGGGCCTCTTGCGGCCGCTGGCGGCGCCCAGTCTGCCGCAGGCCTATTCGGACGCGCTGGAAGGCGTGGCGATCGGCCCGCAGGTGGGCGCGTGCGGCACCAGCGCGTTTCTGGGGCGGCCGGTGATCGTGCCGGATATCGCGACGGATCCGTTGTGGGACGATTACCGCCATCTGCCGCTGCCCGAGGAATACAAGGCCTGCTGGTCGTCGCCGATCAAGTCGAGCGACGGCCGGGTGATAGGCACGTTTGCCTTCTATTTCCGCGAACGCCGGCTGCCGGACGATTTCCATCACCGCCTGGTGGATGTGTGCGTGTATCTGTGCGCGCTGGCGCTGGAGCGCGAGGAAGCCCGCGCCCGCATCCGCCAGCTTGCGTTCTATGACGAGCTGACGGGGCTGCCCAACCGCAATCTGCTGCTGGCGCAGGCCGAGCAGGCCATCGCGCGCGCGGAGCCGGAGCGCAAGCGGGTGGCGGTGCTGTTCCTGGATCTGGACCGCTTCAAGCAGGTCAACGACACGCTGGGCCATCCGATCGGCGACGCGCTGCTGCGCGATGTGGCGCAGCGCCTGCGCCGGCTGGCGCGCGCGACCGATATCGTGGGCCGCCTGTCGGGCGACGAGTTCGTGATGCTGATGCCGGAGTTCGAGCACGGCCGCCTGACCGCGGCCGCCGAACATATCCTGGTGGCGCTGGCGCAGCCGTTCTCGGTGGGAGGCATCACGCTGAACCCGTCGGTCAGCATCGGCATCAGCGTGTTCCCGGAAAACGGCCGCGACATGGATACGCTGCTGCGCCATGCCGACATGGCGATGTACCAGGCGAAGACGGCGGGGCGCAACCGCATTTCGTTCTTCAGCGCGGAAATGAATCGCCAGGCGCAGGAGCGGCTGGCGCTGGAGGCGGCCCTGCGCGATGCGCTGGAGGCCAAGGCGTTGCGCCTGCATTACCAGCCGCAGGTGGGGCTGAAGAATGGCAGCCTGTACGGGGTCGAGGCGCTGGCCCGCTGGCGCCATCCGACGCTGGGCGACATTTCGCCGGCGCGCTTCGTGCCGCTGGCTGAAGAATGCGGCCTGATCGGCGACCTGGGCGACTGGGCGCTGCGCGAGGCCTGCTCGCAATTGGCGATCTGGCGCAACAACGGCCTGCGCGTGCCGTCGGTGTCGGTGAACCTGTCGGCGACGAATTTCCACAACCTGAACCTGCCGCGGATGATCGCGGCGACGCTGGCCGAATTCGGGCTCGCGCCGGCGGATCTGATGCTGGAGATCACCGAGGGCGTGGTGCTGGACGCGACGGCGGGCACGCTGCGCACGATCGCGGAGCTGCATCGGTTGGGCGTACGCCTTTCGATGGACGACTTTGGTACGGGGTATTCCAGCCTGGGCCATTTGCGCCGGCTCATCGTGGATGAACTGAAGCTGGATCGCAGCTTTGTGCAGGGGCTGGAGAGCGATGACGCAGCCCGGGCGCTGACGAGCGCGGTGATCCGGATCGGCGAGAGCTTGAGCCTGCCGGTGGTTGCGGAAGGTGTCGAGAATGAGGAGCAGCGGCGGTTCCTGATCGAACAAGGGTGCGCGGCGGGGCAGGGGTTCCTGTTTTCACCGCCGTTGCCGGCGGGGGATCTGGAGGAATGGCTGCGGGCTCGGGGGTAG
- a CDS encoding bifunctional salicylyl-CoA 5-hydroxylase/oxidoreductase produces the protein MKIVCIGGGPAGLYFGLLMKLQNPANEVTVIERNRPYDTFGWGVVFSDATMQNLREADPVSAQTIGDAFNHWDDIDIHFKGRSIRTSGHGFIGIGRKKLLNILQARCEDVGVKLVFENFVQDDQAIAREYDADLVIASDGINSQIRTRYTDTFHPDIDQRRCRFVWLGTKKVFDAFTFAFVQTEHGWFQAHAYRYEDGMSTFIVETPEETWQAAGIEKMSQEEGIAYCEKLFAPWLDGNALISNASHLRGSAIWIRFPRVICNTWVHWNNLDTARGMRRVPVVLMGDAAHTAHFSIGSGTKLALEDAIELARCLSGAEGSVEAGLHHYEEVRSVEVLKIQNAARNSTEWFENVERYADLDPEQFAYSLLTRSQRISHENLRLRDPAWLEGFERWIAERAGAATPEGRRPAIPMLTPYQVRGVRLKNRILVSPMAMYSCTDGVPGDFHLVHLGARAMGGAGLVMVEMTCVSPDGRITPGCPGLWNDEQQQAFARIVNFVHSNSDARIGMQLGHAGRKGSTQLGWQKIDHPLAEGNWPLVSASALPYIEGVSQTPRAMTRADMDQVRDNFVAAARRAAAAGFDWLELHCAHGYLLSSFISPLTNHRDDEYGGSLENRLRFPLEVFHAVRAVWPEDKPMSVRISAHDWVEGGITPDDAVEIARHFKAAGADMIDCSSGQVSKQEKPVYGRMFQTPFADRVRNEAGIPTIAVGAIFEADHANGIIASGRADLCALARPHLADASWTLREAARVGYVDVSWPSQYFAGKRQLETNFERAAAMAQLDIK, from the coding sequence ATGAAGATAGTCTGCATCGGCGGCGGTCCCGCCGGCCTGTATTTCGGTCTGCTGATGAAACTGCAGAATCCCGCCAACGAAGTCACCGTCATCGAGCGCAACCGCCCGTACGACACCTTCGGCTGGGGCGTCGTGTTCTCCGACGCCACCATGCAGAACCTGCGCGAGGCCGATCCGGTCTCCGCCCAGACCATCGGCGATGCCTTCAACCATTGGGATGACATCGACATCCATTTCAAGGGACGCAGCATCCGCACCAGCGGCCACGGCTTCATCGGCATCGGCCGCAAGAAGCTGCTCAACATCCTGCAGGCCCGCTGCGAAGACGTCGGCGTCAAGCTGGTGTTCGAAAACTTCGTCCAGGACGACCAGGCCATCGCCCGCGAATACGACGCCGACCTCGTCATCGCCTCGGACGGCATCAACAGCCAGATCCGTACCCGGTACACCGACACCTTCCATCCCGACATCGACCAGCGCCGCTGCCGCTTCGTGTGGCTGGGCACCAAAAAGGTCTTCGATGCGTTCACGTTCGCCTTCGTCCAGACCGAACACGGCTGGTTCCAGGCGCACGCCTACCGCTATGAAGACGGCATGTCCACGTTCATCGTCGAAACGCCCGAAGAAACCTGGCAGGCCGCCGGCATCGAAAAGATGAGCCAGGAAGAGGGGATCGCCTACTGCGAAAAGCTGTTCGCCCCGTGGCTCGACGGCAACGCGCTGATCAGCAATGCCTCGCACCTGCGCGGCTCGGCCATCTGGATCCGCTTCCCGCGCGTCATCTGCAACACCTGGGTCCACTGGAACAATCTGGACACCGCGCGCGGCATGCGCCGCGTGCCGGTCGTGTTGATGGGCGATGCCGCGCACACCGCGCATTTCTCCATCGGCTCCGGCACCAAGCTGGCGCTCGAAGACGCCATCGAACTGGCGCGCTGCCTGAGCGGCGCGGAAGGCAGCGTCGAGGCCGGCCTGCACCACTATGAAGAAGTGCGCAGCGTCGAAGTCCTGAAGATCCAGAACGCCGCGCGCAACTCCACCGAATGGTTCGAGAACGTCGAGCGCTATGCCGACCTGGATCCCGAACAATTCGCCTACTCGTTGCTGACCCGTTCGCAGCGCATCTCGCACGAGAACCTGCGCCTGCGTGATCCGGCCTGGCTCGAAGGCTTTGAGCGCTGGATCGCCGAGCGCGCCGGCGCCGCCACCCCCGAAGGCCGGCGTCCGGCCATTCCGATGCTCACGCCCTACCAGGTGCGCGGCGTGCGGCTCAAGAACCGCATCCTGGTGTCGCCCATGGCCATGTATTCGTGCACGGACGGCGTGCCCGGCGATTTCCACCTGGTCCACCTTGGCGCCCGCGCCATGGGCGGGGCCGGGCTGGTCATGGTGGAAATGACCTGCGTGTCGCCCGACGGCCGCATTACCCCGGGGTGCCCGGGCCTGTGGAACGACGAGCAGCAGCAGGCGTTCGCGCGCATCGTGAACTTCGTGCACAGCAACAGCGACGCGCGCATCGGCATGCAGCTTGGCCACGCCGGCCGCAAGGGGTCCACGCAGCTGGGCTGGCAGAAGATCGATCATCCGCTGGCCGAAGGCAACTGGCCGCTGGTGTCGGCGTCGGCCCTGCCGTACATCGAAGGCGTGTCGCAGACGCCGCGCGCCATGACGCGCGCCGACATGGACCAGGTGCGCGACAACTTCGTGGCCGCCGCCCGCCGCGCCGCGGCCGCCGGCTTCGACTGGCTGGAGCTGCACTGCGCCCACGGCTATCTGTTGTCCAGCTTCATTTCGCCGCTCACCAACCATCGCGACGACGAGTACGGCGGCAGCCTGGAAAACCGCCTGCGCTTCCCGCTCGAGGTCTTCCACGCCGTGCGCGCGGTCTGGCCCGAGGACAAGCCCATGTCGGTGCGGATCTCCGCCCACGACTGGGTGGAAGGCGGCATCACGCCGGACGATGCGGTCGAGATCGCGCGCCACTTCAAGGCCGCGGGCGCCGACATGATCGACTGCTCATCGGGCCAGGTCAGCAAGCAAGAAAAGCCCGTCTACGGCCGCATGTTCCAGACCCCGTTCGCCGACCGGGTCCGCAACGAGGCCGGCATTCCGACGATCGCGGTGGGCGCCATCTTCGAAGCCGATCACGCCAACGGCATCATCGCCTCGGGCCGCGCCGACCTCTGCGCGCTGGCACGTCCCCATTTGGCCGACGCCTCCTGGACGCTGCGCGAAGCGGCCCGGGTGGGCTATGTTGATGTTTCCTGGCCGAGCCAGTATTTCGCCGGCAAGCGCCAGCTTGAAACCAACTTTGAACGCGCCGCCGCCATGGCGCAACTGGATATCAAATGA
- the siaD gene encoding biofilm regulation diguanylate cyclase SiaD, translating into MKPGAAELDQRITALLADPAHAGHPLREALEALWRHTEEQMARIQRVTQLSDAYQSMAHERELGLCDQFDRQLRRLTRIARISDHYQNMMRDLNRALEETSSRDPLTGLLNRRALMEMIKQEVQRAARIGDSFVVAMLDVDHFKAVNDRFGHETGDRALVELAGVLVESLREYDLCGRWGGEEFLVLLPQTQPEAAQAVMDRLVSDVRGLAVTAGDDVLRLTVSIGMAYHQLGETFSETLSRADQALYLAKQDGRDRVALGFPRR; encoded by the coding sequence ATGAAGCCGGGCGCCGCCGAACTCGATCAGCGTATCACCGCATTGCTGGCGGACCCGGCCCATGCCGGCCATCCGCTGCGCGAAGCGCTGGAAGCGCTCTGGCGGCACACCGAAGAGCAGATGGCGCGCATCCAGCGCGTGACCCAGCTTTCGGACGCCTACCAGAGCATGGCGCACGAGCGCGAACTGGGCCTGTGCGACCAGTTCGACCGCCAGCTGCGCCGCCTGACCCGTATCGCGCGGATCTCGGATCACTACCAGAATATGATGCGCGACCTGAATCGCGCCCTCGAGGAAACCTCCAGCCGCGACCCCCTGACCGGCCTCTTGAACCGGCGCGCGCTGATGGAGATGATCAAACAGGAAGTCCAGCGCGCCGCGCGCATCGGCGACAGCTTCGTCGTCGCCATGCTGGACGTGGATCACTTCAAGGCGGTCAATGACCGGTTCGGCCATGAAACCGGCGACCGCGCGCTGGTCGAGCTGGCCGGCGTGCTGGTCGAGAGCCTGCGCGAATACGATCTTTGCGGGCGCTGGGGCGGCGAGGAATTCCTCGTGCTGCTGCCCCAGACGCAGCCGGAAGCGGCCCAGGCGGTCATGGACCGGCTGGTCAGCGACGTGCGCGGGCTGGCGGTCACGGCCGGGGACGACGTCCTGCGGCTGACGGTCAGCATCGGCATGGCATATCACCAGTTGGGCGAAACCTTCTCAGAGACGCTCAGCCGGGCGGATCAGGCGTTGTATCTGGCCAAGCAGGACGGACGCGATCGCGTCGCGCTTGGTTTTCCGAGGCGCTAA
- the siaB gene encoding biofilm regulation protein kinase SiaB — translation MNASDLYALGARFDQNRTLLCFNGPISRSLIEEIGNALKNYLNAEHVRPAEAMDVFSVYIEMIQNIRQYAALNGDVDASATVVIGRRDESRYVVSAGNLVDAQDGHSLVARIQELAALDKAALKAEYKAQLHKPRTQGVASGAGLGLIDIARRAGAPLEASLTPAAQPGKAFFSLSVVV, via the coding sequence ATGAATGCCTCCGATCTCTACGCGTTGGGCGCGCGATTCGACCAGAACCGCACCCTGCTGTGTTTCAACGGGCCGATCTCCCGCAGCCTGATCGAGGAAATTGGCAATGCGCTGAAGAACTACCTGAACGCCGAGCATGTCCGGCCCGCCGAAGCGATGGACGTGTTCTCGGTCTACATCGAGATGATCCAGAACATCCGCCAGTACGCCGCGCTGAACGGCGACGTGGATGCCTCGGCCACGGTGGTGATCGGCCGCCGCGACGAGAGCCGCTACGTGGTGTCGGCGGGGAATCTGGTCGATGCGCAGGACGGCCACAGCCTGGTCGCCCGCATCCAGGAACTGGCCGCGCTGGACAAGGCGGCCCTGAAGGCCGAATACAAGGCACAGCTCCACAAGCCGCGCACGCAGGGCGTGGCGTCGGGCGCGGGGCTGGGTCTGATCGACATTGCGCGCCGCGCCGGCGCTCCGCTGGAAGCCAGCCTGACGCCCGCCGCGCAGCCGGGCAAGGCCTTCTTCAGCCTGAGCGTCGTGGTCTGA
- the siaA gene encoding biofilm regulation protein phosphatase SiaA (SiaB is a threonine kinase acting on SiaC; SiaA is the matching phosphatase.), translating to MAKWGLRRKSLMALLLACLVALAPAALIGWQVLDGVREHFGRAFADNFTQLNRQRVLAPVSRELALSQRLADSEVTRRWLRNENDPAARELFFREADGYRRDLLGGAYFIASATSGNYYFNDDKPLSEAPRYTLSPSAADDGWFYATLKSPARYNINVNPDLKLKTTKVWINVQIRDGDKVMGLTGAGLDVGGFLKEFVNSGQPGVTPIIVDEKGAIQAHMNPALIAYNSGASGAGGKGTVFNLLDEGEGRAELLSAMHAAQADPQSVQSAWVKMDGVRQLAAVAYMPELHWHVMTVVDLGAARVLDTGWLWPAAIGLVVLFAAMLLCFGFAIERLMLRPLRRLQQSARAIANGSYDVRLPPGGQDEIGDLSRAFGVMADKVRKHTAELETKVRERTSELEDANRAMAAAHKKIDDSIDYASLIQRAILPDRQLTQSLGAHHFVLWKPRDVVGGDFYVFRSDGANCLLGIMDCAGHGVPGALMTMLARAAIDLAITEVGPGDPAGILTRTDNAIRAMLADAQLPRALATNTDAGLVYIDRQAGTLLYAGAKISLYASDGESLREVPGGKRALGDKRMGVYENIALQMEPGWTYYLATDGFLDQAGGEHGFGFGNTRFAEMLKTHARRPLTEQAAAFSQALAEYQGGRPQRDDITLLSFRFE from the coding sequence ATGGCGAAATGGGGTTTGCGCAGGAAATCATTAATGGCGCTGCTGTTGGCGTGCCTGGTCGCCCTGGCGCCGGCCGCGCTGATCGGCTGGCAGGTGCTCGATGGCGTGCGCGAGCACTTCGGCCGCGCCTTTGCCGACAATTTCACGCAGCTGAACCGCCAGCGCGTGCTGGCGCCGGTGTCGCGCGAACTGGCGCTGTCGCAGCGCCTGGCCGACAGCGAGGTCACGCGCCGCTGGCTGCGCAATGAAAACGATCCCGCCGCGCGCGAGCTGTTCTTCCGCGAGGCCGACGGTTACCGTCGCGATCTGCTGGGCGGCGCCTACTTCATTGCCAGCGCGACCTCCGGCAATTACTACTTCAACGACGACAAGCCGCTGTCCGAGGCGCCGCGCTATACGCTGAGCCCCAGCGCCGCCGACGACGGCTGGTTCTACGCCACGCTCAAGTCGCCCGCGCGCTACAACATCAACGTCAATCCCGACCTCAAGCTCAAGACCACCAAGGTCTGGATCAACGTGCAGATCCGCGATGGCGACAAGGTCATGGGCCTGACCGGCGCCGGCCTGGACGTGGGCGGCTTCCTGAAGGAATTCGTCAACAGCGGGCAGCCCGGCGTCACGCCCATCATCGTGGACGAGAAAGGCGCGATCCAGGCGCACATGAACCCCGCGCTGATCGCCTACAACTCCGGCGCGTCCGGGGCGGGCGGCAAGGGCACGGTGTTCAACCTGCTGGACGAAGGCGAGGGGCGCGCCGAACTGCTGTCCGCCATGCACGCCGCCCAGGCGGACCCGCAGTCCGTGCAGTCGGCCTGGGTGAAGATGGACGGCGTGCGCCAGCTCGCGGCCGTGGCGTACATGCCGGAACTGCATTGGCACGTGATGACCGTGGTCGACCTGGGCGCGGCCCGCGTGCTGGACACGGGCTGGCTGTGGCCGGCCGCGATCGGCCTGGTGGTGCTGTTCGCCGCCATGCTGCTGTGCTTTGGCTTTGCCATCGAACGCCTGATGCTGCGTCCCTTGCGGCGCCTGCAGCAGTCGGCCCGCGCCATCGCCAACGGCAGCTACGACGTGCGCCTGCCGCCGGGCGGCCAGGACGAGATCGGCGACCTGAGCCGCGCGTTCGGCGTCATGGCCGACAAGGTGCGCAAGCACACGGCCGAACTGGAGACCAAGGTGCGCGAACGCACCTCGGAACTGGAAGACGCCAACCGGGCGATGGCCGCGGCGCACAAGAAGATCGACGATTCCATCGACTACGCCAGCCTGATCCAGCGCGCGATCCTGCCGGACCGCCAGCTCACCCAATCGCTGGGCGCCCACCATTTTGTGCTGTGGAAGCCGCGCGACGTGGTCGGCGGCGATTTCTACGTGTTCCGCTCGGACGGCGCCAATTGCCTGCTGGGCATCATGGACTGCGCGGGCCACGGCGTGCCCGGCGCGCTGATGACGATGCTGGCGCGCGCCGCGATCGACCTGGCGATCACGGAAGTCGGACCGGGCGATCCCGCCGGCATCCTGACGCGCACCGACAACGCCATCCGCGCCATGCTTGCGGACGCGCAATTGCCCCGGGCCCTGGCCACCAACACCGATGCGGGGCTGGTATATATTGACCGCCAGGCCGGGACCTTGCTGTACGCAGGCGCCAAGATCAGCCTGTACGCAAGCGACGGCGAAAGCCTGCGCGAAGTGCCCGGCGGCAAGCGCGCACTGGGCGACAAGCGTATGGGGGTTTACGAGAACATTGCTTTGCAGATGGAGCCGGGCTGGACGTATTACCTGGCCACCGACGGTTTCCTCGACCAGGCGGGCGGCGAGCATGGGTTCGGCTTTGGCAACACGCGCTTTGCCGAAATGCTCAAGACGCACGCGCGCCGGCCGTTAACCGAACAGGCGGCGGCGTTCAGCCAGGCGCTCGCCGAGTACCAAGGTGGCCGGCCCCAGCGCGACGACATCACCTTGCTGTCTTTCCGTTTCGAATAA
- a CDS encoding ABC transporter ATP-binding protein: MLTIESAKSGYGASQVLFGVDLEIGAGQVVTLLGRNGMGKTTLLRTLFGQLPLRGGKIHFAGQDISGWSSDRIARAGVAIVPEGRQCFPNLTVREHLTAFVAARNPDIGEPWTPDRVFELFPRLAERARNMGNQLSGGEQQMLAIGRALVTNPRLLILDEATEGLAPKIREEIWNCLARLRQAGQTILVIDKYVERLLSLADRHVILERGKVVWTGDSASLDADRSLWERYLGV, translated from the coding sequence ATGCTGACCATCGAATCGGCCAAGAGCGGCTACGGCGCCAGCCAGGTGCTGTTCGGCGTGGACCTGGAAATCGGCGCGGGGCAGGTGGTGACCCTGCTGGGCCGCAACGGCATGGGCAAGACCACGCTGCTGCGCACCCTGTTCGGCCAGTTGCCGCTGCGCGGCGGCAAGATCCACTTCGCGGGCCAGGACATCAGCGGCTGGAGTTCCGACCGCATCGCGCGGGCCGGCGTGGCCATCGTGCCCGAAGGACGCCAGTGCTTTCCCAACCTGACGGTGCGCGAGCACCTGACGGCCTTCGTGGCGGCGCGCAATCCGGACATCGGCGAACCCTGGACGCCCGATCGCGTGTTCGAACTCTTTCCCCGGCTGGCCGAGCGGGCCCGCAACATGGGCAACCAGTTGTCGGGCGGCGAACAGCAGATGCTGGCCATCGGCCGCGCGCTGGTCACCAACCCCCGCCTGCTGATCCTGGACGAGGCCACCGAGGGGCTGGCGCCGAAGATCCGGGAAGAAATCTGGAACTGCCTGGCGCGCCTGCGGCAGGCGGGCCAGACCATCCTGGTCATCGACAAATATGTCGAAAGGTTGCTCAGCCTGGCGGACCGCCACGTCATCCTGGAACGGGGCAAGGTGGTCTGGACCGGCGATTCGGCGTCGCTCGACGCCGACCGCAGCCTCTGGGAACGTTACCTGGGCGTGTAG
- a CDS encoding ABC transporter ATP-binding protein, whose product MSNPMNATTRAAGGGKHALQARGLVRRFGALVATDNVSLSLEPGEIHALIGPNGAGKSTLIHLLSGTLAADSGTLEVDGRDVTAMNAHQRVAAGLSRSYQITNIFKQSSVLDNLVLAVQAHAGSSFRFWKPRAAESALYEQARELARECAIDASLLGRAAGTLPHGEQRKVEFALALAARPKVLLLDEPMAGMGPDETVRLTELIESMRGRAAMLLVEHDMQAVFRLADRLSVLVYGRVIASGTPDEIRANPEVRQAYLGDEETA is encoded by the coding sequence ATGAGCAATCCGATGAATGCCACGACCCGCGCCGCGGGCGGCGGAAAGCACGCCCTGCAGGCGCGCGGACTGGTGCGCCGCTTTGGCGCGCTGGTGGCGACCGACAATGTGTCGCTGTCGCTGGAGCCAGGCGAGATCCATGCCCTGATCGGCCCCAACGGCGCGGGCAAGTCCACCCTGATCCACCTGCTGTCGGGCACGCTGGCCGCCGACTCGGGGACGCTGGAGGTCGACGGCCGCGACGTCACCGCCATGAACGCCCACCAGCGCGTGGCGGCGGGCCTGTCGCGGTCCTACCAGATCACCAATATCTTCAAGCAGTCCAGCGTGCTGGATAACCTGGTGCTGGCCGTCCAGGCCCATGCCGGCAGCAGCTTCCGCTTCTGGAAGCCGCGCGCGGCGGAGTCCGCGCTGTATGAACAGGCGCGCGAGCTGGCCCGGGAATGCGCCATCGACGCCAGCCTGCTCGGCCGCGCGGCGGGCACCCTGCCGCACGGCGAGCAGCGCAAGGTGGAATTCGCGCTGGCGCTGGCCGCGCGGCCCAAGGTGCTGCTGCTGGACGAGCCCATGGCCGGCATGGGGCCGGACGAGACCGTCCGCTTGACCGAACTGATCGAATCCATGCGGGGACGCGCCGCGATGCTGCTGGTTGAACATGACATGCAGGCGGTGTTCCGCCTTGCGGACCGCCTGTCGGTGCTGGTGTACGGCCGGGTGATCGCCTCGGGCACCCCGGACGAGATCCGCGCCAATCCGGAAGTGCGCCAGGCCTACCTGGGCGACGAGGAGACCGCGTGA